One window from the genome of Marinobacter sp. LV10R510-11A encodes:
- the lptM gene encoding LPS translocon maturation chaperone LptM has product MRAWTLPVVILVMAAALGGCGQKGALYRDNPEASSEPAGQATAAGTQNERPDDRNSSAE; this is encoded by the coding sequence ATGCGCGCGTGGACACTGCCAGTTGTGATTCTGGTTATGGCGGCTGCACTTGGCGGCTGCGGCCAAAAGGGGGCGTTATACCGGGATAACCCGGAAGCATCATCCGAGCCTGCCGGGCAAGCAACCGCCGCCGGGACACAAAATGAGCGTCCAGATGACCGTAATTCAAGCGCTGAATAG
- a CDS encoding class I adenylate cyclase — MTAHAPPIALDFEEGIDRKTLRRLRDRFLMVNHQRWERAHSSLTYRQQAVLDVLPLVFHTNHPALAGYLDTDCPYGLRHYQPGSATISAARRLARTFSMRDEGKRRADLEALFLMGSPGTLGDSVASDLDVWLCHRDDLQEPGILRLERKAEKLTEWASSFGIELHVFVFAAADWRNGRPRAEVSGENCGSAQHYLLLDEFYRTGIHLGGCYPIWWLIPSEQEDRYQECVNRLADYRFIRGDEYIDFGAVPAIPASEFLGAGVWQLYKGIDAPWKSILKLLLIECYAQTPEQPVLSRVFKRAVFSGIIDVDVLDPYVMLYQRLEQWLTEAGAEGRLDLVRRSLYIKTGLPLTRTGASGEHSAEPWRAKLLRSLVAGWGWQHKHIEALDNRQRWRAEEVSSLRRVVVSELTHSYRLLSKMARDHGEQSAINANDINLLGRKLYAAFQRKAGKIEQINPGLVPSLAEENLAFHHQSEQGGAGTSWLLYRDLEGPSDAAWQPVIRRSGNLAELVVWCYCNGLLTRSTRLNVRSGQGIASISELREMLDALAGFVRFPVAPAEREALARAVRPLRNLILINVGVDPQSHLTERGLHKLSARHDSLGFSGGRENLVVTIDQITLNSWHEVSLQHYASGDTLIQCLKNVLASVALDPRVIPDIEVHSHNRGHGGAIARRVRELFADVLRQFFAGGAGPHSLRYVIEMDRRYFLLEFSGTKPGFIALESRAALMECLAQPRDAYLPIVFDRYALLDDRAVRAACQASEPNSVQVFYRVRGERAQIWVIDERGSLLEWSQPVTSRRYLLTPLRRFLENLVERRTLRYSEVPVALAGVRCYEMVASNGLWRPEYRPQTDTGATLPGLEVQAVGIQEGDSRVRFDLYCGEREFTVLQYGDQLISAVAHYIHSLRQSGDRYPVYLTDVHLPHDLDPRVYQQDIQTSQYLYYRAFLEDALNRELEAFR; from the coding sequence TTGACCGCTCACGCCCCACCGATTGCCCTGGATTTTGAAGAGGGCATTGATCGCAAAACCCTGCGCCGTCTGCGGGACAGGTTTCTCATGGTTAATCACCAGCGCTGGGAGAGGGCGCACTCGTCGCTCACCTATCGGCAGCAAGCAGTGTTGGACGTTCTGCCTCTGGTGTTTCACACCAACCACCCGGCTCTGGCCGGCTATCTGGATACCGATTGCCCTTATGGCCTGAGGCACTATCAACCGGGTTCCGCAACCATAAGTGCCGCACGGCGCCTGGCGCGAACCTTTAGTATGCGGGACGAGGGCAAGCGCCGAGCCGATCTGGAAGCGCTGTTTTTAATGGGCAGCCCCGGCACATTGGGCGATTCCGTAGCCAGTGATCTGGATGTTTGGCTGTGCCATCGGGACGATCTTCAAGAGCCGGGCATTCTGCGCCTCGAGCGCAAGGCAGAGAAGCTGACGGAGTGGGCGTCTTCTTTTGGCATTGAACTGCACGTGTTTGTATTCGCCGCGGCCGACTGGCGGAATGGGCGACCACGCGCAGAGGTGAGCGGCGAAAACTGCGGCAGCGCCCAGCACTATCTGCTTCTGGATGAGTTTTATCGCACCGGAATTCATCTGGGTGGATGCTATCCAATTTGGTGGCTCATCCCTTCGGAGCAGGAAGATCGTTATCAGGAATGTGTAAACAGGTTAGCGGACTACCGCTTTATTCGTGGCGACGAGTACATAGACTTCGGCGCGGTACCGGCGATACCAGCCAGTGAATTTCTCGGTGCGGGTGTTTGGCAGCTCTATAAGGGTATTGATGCGCCCTGGAAGTCGATTCTGAAGCTTTTGCTTATCGAATGTTACGCCCAGACGCCGGAGCAGCCGGTGTTGTCACGGGTGTTCAAGCGCGCGGTATTCAGCGGCATCATTGATGTGGATGTTCTGGACCCGTATGTAATGCTGTACCAGCGTTTGGAACAGTGGCTGACAGAGGCTGGCGCCGAAGGGCGGCTAGATCTGGTGCGTCGCAGCTTGTATATCAAGACGGGGCTGCCGCTCACTCGCACCGGGGCGTCGGGGGAGCACAGTGCAGAGCCCTGGAGAGCCAAGCTGCTCAGAAGCCTTGTGGCGGGCTGGGGCTGGCAGCACAAGCACATTGAAGCCCTAGACAACCGCCAGCGCTGGCGCGCAGAAGAAGTGTCTTCCCTGCGACGCGTGGTGGTGTCGGAGCTGACGCACAGTTATAGACTACTCTCGAAAATGGCTCGGGATCACGGCGAGCAGTCAGCCATCAACGCGAACGATATTAACCTGCTCGGCCGCAAACTCTACGCAGCCTTTCAGCGCAAGGCGGGTAAGATTGAGCAGATTAATCCGGGGTTGGTGCCGTCGCTGGCAGAGGAAAACCTAGCCTTTCATCACCAATCAGAACAAGGTGGGGCCGGAACCAGCTGGCTATTGTACCGGGATTTGGAAGGCCCATCAGATGCCGCTTGGCAGCCGGTTATTCGGCGCTCTGGAAACCTCGCGGAATTGGTTGTTTGGTGCTATTGCAACGGTTTGCTAACCCGCTCCACTCGTCTTAATGTCCGCTCTGGGCAGGGTATTGCCTCCATCAGTGAATTGCGGGAAATGCTGGATGCGCTTGCGGGGTTTGTGCGGTTTCCTGTGGCACCGGCAGAGCGAGAAGCACTTGCCCGTGCGGTTCGTCCCCTGCGCAACCTTATACTGATCAATGTGGGGGTGGACCCGCAGTCTCATCTTACCGAGCGCGGGCTGCACAAGCTTAGCGCCCGACATGATTCTCTGGGCTTCAGCGGTGGGCGTGAGAATCTGGTTGTGACCATTGACCAGATCACCCTGAACAGTTGGCACGAGGTCAGTCTTCAACACTACGCATCGGGAGACACGTTGATCCAGTGCCTAAAGAATGTGCTCGCCTCGGTTGCACTCGACCCCCGCGTTATTCCCGATATTGAGGTGCACAGCCACAACCGAGGGCACGGAGGGGCTATCGCTCGGCGAGTGCGGGAACTGTTTGCGGATGTGTTGCGCCAGTTTTTTGCCGGTGGCGCCGGCCCACACTCCCTGCGTTACGTTATCGAAATGGATCGTCGGTATTTTCTGCTGGAATTCAGTGGTACCAAACCCGGCTTCATTGCCCTGGAAAGCCGGGCCGCGCTAATGGAATGCCTGGCCCAACCCCGCGACGCTTATCTGCCAATCGTTTTCGATCGCTACGCATTGTTGGACGACCGGGCTGTGCGTGCGGCGTGTCAGGCCAGCGAACCGAACAGTGTTCAGGTGTTTTATCGGGTTCGCGGCGAGCGCGCGCAGATATGGGTGATTGATGAGCGCGGTTCGCTGCTCGAATGGAGCCAGCCGGTCACCAGCCGCCGTTACCTGCTGACACCTCTGCGGCGCTTTCTTGAAAATTTAGTAGAGCGGCGCACCCTGCGCTACAGCGAGGTGCCAGTGGCCCTGGCCGGTGTGCGGTGTTACGAAATGGTTGCGAGTAACGGGCTCTGGCGCCCGGAGTATCGGCCACAAACGGATACCGGAGCCACTTTGCCAGGGCTTGAGGTGCAAGCCGTGGGCATTCAAGAAGGTGATAGCCGGGTTCGCTTTGATCTTTATTGTGGTGAGCGAGAGTTTACCGTTCTGCAATACGGCGACCAGCTCATTTCGGCTGTTGCTCACTACATCCACTCACTGCGCCAGAGCGGTGATCGCTACCCGGTTTACCTTACGGATGTGCACCTGCCCCACGATTTGGATCCACGGGTGTATCAGCAGGATATACAAACCAGCCAGTATCTCTATTACCGCGCCTTTTTGGAGGATGCCCTGAACCGTGAACTGGAGGCGTTTCGATAG
- a CDS encoding EAL domain-containing protein — MKEFVIQRYRADAPAGTGRQTLLRIDDEGKVLFADNNAEAVLGYDASELEGVMVHRVLASTEDDPFAPVHRHRIESGQNVLVTLRHKEGFFYTASLSLRVSMRDSDEAASARITQQENSAIDPRLQRCAESAASFGIWELDITSNQITWTEGLYRVLELKPGTDITPEQALFYCQSGQGRIRALFRRCAHTGAPFTIELNLLTAQQKKIRVTLNGRALKAGGRVRKLGGTLVDRTGEMQRDQARTRAEKILSATTAASPGLIAAVDKNLNLLHFNAPYARLFASIFGVTPQTGDNLSQLLEKYPNERHLAEQLWRRAFEQDSFVVDMPITQQSGEWPVYEFHYQRLTDSQNDGQTDSKSETTGAVVVASDISNRASNTGDSEYRYRHDPITGLTNRREFTARLQRSMEQKNGESAESSLLYLNLDAFGHFNSTAGNGACDRYLRELASSLDVRNRPQDTVSRLSGDTFALLIENCTESAARKLAEDILSLIRNFVFEWQGHQLQTTASGGLLIMGKNTPTDPEQLLGQAADLCHDAKTSGRNRVHTAHASRPKADDSSNEYVDQIRKALDQQALILEFQSLKPVASVTWGDHIEIFSRIPGSGEHEAWLQPDQFLPVAERFDLAKRLDRQVILQTLTWLADHRLLEPRLKYCGFNLSLASVLDDTFADFMESVIRVSNYPAECFCLEVREAHATQYPDEVAVLCDALHRIGCRVALDGAGASVESYSLAAKLPVDVIKLDRSLMLRLGDDPVQQIMVEALHRIAQESGKITVATFIENDDILRKVRTLGIHFGQGFRLGPPKPLAELTPVAVDLSTGRIGG; from the coding sequence GTGAAAGAGTTTGTCATACAGCGTTATCGTGCCGATGCACCCGCCGGCACCGGTCGCCAGACCCTGTTGCGTATTGACGACGAAGGCAAGGTGCTGTTCGCCGACAACAATGCCGAAGCCGTACTCGGATACGATGCCAGCGAGTTGGAAGGCGTCATGGTACACCGGGTTCTGGCATCAACAGAGGACGACCCTTTCGCGCCAGTACACCGACACCGTATCGAGAGTGGCCAAAATGTGCTGGTCACCCTCCGCCATAAAGAAGGTTTTTTTTACACAGCAAGCCTTTCACTGCGTGTCAGTATGCGCGATTCAGACGAAGCCGCCAGCGCCCGAATCACTCAGCAGGAAAACTCCGCCATAGATCCACGCTTGCAGCGCTGCGCAGAAAGCGCTGCAAGCTTCGGGATATGGGAGCTGGATATCACCAGCAACCAAATTACCTGGACCGAGGGGCTATATCGAGTGCTTGAGCTAAAGCCGGGCACAGATATTACGCCCGAGCAGGCACTGTTCTACTGCCAAAGCGGCCAGGGTCGCATCCGGGCGCTGTTCCGCAGGTGTGCGCATACTGGCGCACCTTTCACGATTGAGCTAAATCTACTGACGGCGCAGCAGAAAAAGATTCGCGTTACCTTGAATGGTCGTGCCCTTAAAGCGGGCGGCAGAGTGCGCAAGCTTGGCGGCACCTTGGTTGACCGCACCGGCGAAATGCAACGCGACCAAGCTCGCACAAGGGCTGAAAAAATTCTGAGCGCAACCACGGCAGCAAGCCCAGGGCTGATAGCTGCCGTGGACAAAAATTTGAACCTGCTGCATTTCAACGCGCCCTATGCCAGGTTGTTCGCCAGCATCTTCGGCGTAACGCCTCAGACCGGTGACAACCTGAGCCAGTTGCTGGAAAAATACCCGAACGAGCGACACCTGGCTGAACAACTCTGGCGACGCGCCTTCGAGCAAGACAGCTTTGTTGTGGACATGCCCATCACCCAGCAAAGCGGTGAGTGGCCCGTGTATGAGTTCCATTATCAGCGCCTGACTGACAGCCAGAATGATGGCCAAACTGACAGCAAGAGCGAAACCACGGGCGCGGTCGTTGTGGCCAGTGATATCAGCAACCGCGCCAGCAACACAGGTGACAGCGAATACCGATACCGGCACGACCCGATAACCGGGCTAACCAACCGAAGGGAGTTCACTGCTCGCCTTCAGCGCAGCATGGAGCAAAAAAACGGGGAGTCAGCCGAAAGCAGCCTTCTATATCTGAACCTAGATGCATTCGGGCACTTCAACAGCACTGCCGGTAACGGTGCGTGTGATCGGTATCTCAGAGAGTTGGCCAGCAGCCTCGACGTTCGTAACAGGCCACAAGATACGGTATCGCGACTTTCTGGCGACACCTTCGCCCTGCTCATTGAAAACTGCACCGAATCTGCGGCCCGTAAGCTCGCAGAAGACATTCTAAGCCTCATCCGCAACTTTGTTTTTGAGTGGCAGGGACATCAACTGCAAACCACCGCCAGTGGTGGTTTGCTGATTATGGGTAAAAACACGCCTACGGATCCCGAGCAACTGCTGGGCCAGGCTGCAGATCTTTGCCACGATGCAAAAACATCCGGGCGCAACCGGGTTCATACCGCCCATGCTTCTCGCCCCAAAGCAGATGACAGCAGCAATGAATACGTCGACCAGATCCGAAAAGCACTGGATCAGCAAGCGCTGATACTTGAGTTCCAATCGCTCAAGCCCGTCGCCAGTGTCACCTGGGGCGACCATATAGAAATTTTCTCGCGAATTCCTGGAAGCGGCGAACATGAGGCGTGGCTGCAGCCGGATCAGTTTCTCCCAGTAGCGGAGCGATTTGATCTGGCCAAACGGCTGGACCGGCAGGTGATACTGCAAACGCTGACCTGGCTGGCCGACCATCGGCTGCTGGAGCCGAGACTGAAATACTGCGGTTTTAACCTGTCTTTGGCTAGCGTGCTGGACGATACCTTTGCGGATTTCATGGAGTCTGTGATCAGGGTTTCAAACTATCCCGCAGAATGCTTCTGTCTTGAAGTCCGCGAAGCCCACGCAACCCAGTACCCAGATGAAGTTGCCGTGCTGTGTGATGCCCTGCACCGGATTGGCTGTCGTGTCGCACTGGATGGCGCTGGCGCTTCCGTGGAAAGCTACAGCCTTGCGGCGAAACTACCGGTGGACGTTATCAAACTGGACCGTAGCCTGATGCTAAGGCTGGGAGACGATCCGGTTCAGCAGATTATGGTGGAAGCCCTGCACAGGATTGCACAGGAATCGGGGAAGATAACGGTCGCAACCTTTATCGAGAACGACGACATTCTCAGAAAGGTCAGAACCCTAGGCATTCACTTCGGCCAGGGGTTCAGATTAGGCCCGCCCAAACCCTTAGCAGAACTCACGCCGGTGGCCGTAGACCTCTCCACCGGGCGCATCGGCGGTTAA
- the argH gene encoding argininosuccinate lyase, which produces MTDQKKPDQATTSEKPWGGRFSEPTDAFVERFTASVGFDQRLYHHDIIGSIAHATMLAEVDVLTVEERDSIIDGLNGVKEDIEAGRFEWSVSLEDVHMNIEAQLTKRIGITGKKLHTGRSRNDQVATDIRLYLRDEIDVIAAELRRLQTGLLDLAEREADTIMPGFTHLQTAQPVTFGHHILAWYEMLVRDGERLQDCRKRVNIMPLGAAALAGTTYPIDRAMTARLLGFDRPSENSLDSVSDRDFAIEFCSFAALLMTHMSRFSEELVLWTSAQFDFIDLPDRFCTGSSIMPQKKNPDVPELVRGKTGRVTGHLMCLLTLMKSQPLAYNKDNQEDKEPLFDTVDTIKGCLKAYADMIPAIRAKADNMRVAAKRGFSTATDLADYLVKKGMPFRDAHEVVGKAVAFGVAEERDLSDMTLEELARFSDTIGEDVFDVLTLEGSVQARDHLGGTAPAQVRAAVARARKLLG; this is translated from the coding sequence ATGACGGATCAGAAAAAACCTGACCAGGCCACAACCTCCGAAAAACCCTGGGGCGGACGCTTTAGTGAACCCACCGACGCATTCGTGGAGCGCTTCACCGCATCCGTAGGGTTTGATCAGCGCCTGTATCATCACGATATCATCGGCTCCATCGCTCACGCGACTATGCTCGCCGAAGTTGACGTGCTAACCGTGGAAGAACGCGACAGCATTATTGATGGCCTGAACGGGGTTAAGGAAGACATTGAGGCGGGGCGCTTTGAGTGGTCTGTGAGCCTTGAAGACGTACACATGAACATAGAAGCCCAGTTGACCAAGCGCATTGGCATCACTGGCAAGAAACTGCACACCGGCCGCAGCCGTAACGATCAGGTGGCTACGGATATTCGCCTTTATTTGCGCGACGAAATTGATGTAATTGCCGCGGAGCTTCGACGCCTACAAACCGGCCTGCTGGATCTGGCCGAACGCGAAGCCGATACCATCATGCCTGGTTTTACCCACCTTCAAACGGCACAGCCAGTCACGTTTGGGCACCACATTCTGGCTTGGTATGAAATGCTAGTGCGTGATGGCGAGCGCCTGCAGGACTGCCGCAAGCGCGTGAACATTATGCCTCTAGGTGCTGCGGCCCTGGCCGGCACCACTTACCCGATCGATAGAGCCATGACTGCACGGCTGTTAGGCTTTGACCGGCCCTCAGAAAACTCTCTGGACTCCGTCAGCGACCGGGACTTTGCCATTGAGTTCTGCAGCTTCGCTGCGCTATTGATGACACACATGTCCCGCTTCAGTGAAGAGCTGGTTCTGTGGACTTCCGCGCAGTTTGATTTTATTGATCTGCCGGATCGTTTCTGCACCGGCTCGTCAATCATGCCCCAGAAAAAGAACCCAGATGTGCCTGAGCTTGTTCGTGGCAAAACTGGCCGGGTTACGGGCCACCTGATGTGCTTGCTTACGCTGATGAAAAGCCAGCCTCTGGCCTACAACAAGGACAATCAGGAAGACAAAGAGCCTTTGTTCGATACCGTGGACACCATCAAAGGTTGCTTGAAAGCTTATGCCGACATGATTCCGGCTATTCGTGCGAAGGCAGATAATATGCGCGTAGCGGCTAAGCGCGGATTCTCCACCGCAACGGACTTGGCGGATTATCTGGTTAAGAAAGGCATGCCGTTCCGGGACGCCCACGAAGTTGTAGGCAAAGCGGTGGCTTTTGGTGTCGCTGAAGAGCGGGACCTTTCTGATATGACTCTGGAAGAGTTGGCCCGCTTCTCCGACACCATTGGTGAGGATGTGTTTGATGTGCTAACGCTGGAAGGCTCGGTTCAGGCCCGTGACCACCTTGGTGGCACAGCGCCTGCGCAGGTACGGGCAGCAGTGGCTCGTGCGCGCAAGCTGCTAGGTTAA
- a CDS encoding sensor histidine kinase, translated as MLLVTSELLVLVLAIVQASNGWIDWNYFALLSLFVQWTTLTSAALICLLRYRLARMSVTRATLAIAAIVLLDVLAFSLFADSVLHPQPGIIDWQAIAKKLLLALLIVLMVLRYFYLQHQWQQQREAEMQAHLAALQARIQPHFLFNSMNTIASLIASDPEQAEEAVLDLSELFRASLRTGDQLIPLAKELDLCQRYLAIEALRLGPRLKLEWRIAEGLERQAIPPLTLQPLVENAVYHGIQPRPEGGTVRIEAEARGNFVYLLVQNPKPQSNGSQHSGNRMALSNIQARLQALFAEAAVLKHSHQGDVYTVTLRLPKTTQYS; from the coding sequence ATGTTACTGGTCACCAGCGAACTCCTGGTGCTTGTGCTGGCCATAGTTCAGGCCAGCAACGGCTGGATTGACTGGAATTATTTCGCGCTCTTATCGCTGTTTGTGCAATGGACGACCCTCACCAGCGCCGCGCTGATTTGCCTGCTGCGGTACCGGTTGGCCAGAATGTCTGTAACCCGAGCCACCCTTGCCATTGCAGCCATCGTACTACTCGATGTACTCGCCTTCAGCCTGTTCGCCGACAGTGTTTTGCACCCACAACCGGGCATAATCGACTGGCAAGCTATTGCCAAAAAGCTACTGCTAGCACTGCTAATTGTGCTGATGGTGCTGCGCTATTTTTATCTGCAACACCAATGGCAGCAGCAGCGGGAAGCAGAAATGCAGGCGCACCTAGCAGCGTTGCAAGCACGCATACAGCCACACTTCCTGTTTAACAGCATGAACACCATCGCCAGCCTTATTGCGTCTGACCCAGAGCAGGCCGAAGAAGCGGTTCTGGATCTTTCCGAGCTGTTTCGCGCCAGCCTGCGTACGGGTGACCAGCTTATCCCATTGGCTAAAGAGCTGGACTTATGCCAGCGCTATCTCGCTATTGAAGCCCTGCGACTAGGCCCTCGCTTGAAACTGGAATGGCGCATCGCCGAAGGGCTGGAGCGCCAAGCCATACCGCCGCTAACCCTGCAGCCGCTGGTAGAAAACGCGGTTTATCACGGCATACAGCCTCGCCCAGAGGGTGGTACCGTGCGTATAGAAGCGGAAGCTCGCGGCAACTTTGTGTATCTGCTGGTACAAAACCCCAAACCGCAAAGCAACGGCAGCCAGCACAGCGGCAACCGCATGGCTTTGAGTAATATACAAGCACGGTTGCAGGCACTGTTCGCAGAGGCTGCGGTGCTGAAACACAGCCATCAGGGAGACGTGTACACCGTGACCTTAAGGCTACCAAAAACCACACAGTACTCATGA
- a CDS encoding LytR/AlgR family response regulator transcription factor yields the protein MTKQKILIADDEPLARQRLRRLVESLPDYQVCGEAGDGDATLARVAELQPDILLLDIRMPGLDGMGAAARLSLLSNPPAIIFCTAYDNYAIQAFDVQAAAYLLKPVRKDALAEALTRAGRVNRVQLRALSGSNTGQETAEGEQLAVRTHRGTELIDIAEIRYCQADQKYVTIHHSRGEAVSDYTLKELENAYPHQLLRIHRNTLVGVRFIQALKRTPDGHNLVLLRDDLGELQVSRRHTTNVRQWLQGRQSG from the coding sequence ATGACAAAACAGAAGATTCTGATAGCCGACGATGAGCCTCTGGCTCGGCAACGCCTTCGACGGCTGGTCGAAAGCCTACCGGATTACCAGGTATGCGGCGAAGCCGGTGATGGCGACGCGACGCTCGCTCGGGTTGCCGAGTTGCAGCCAGATATTCTGCTGCTGGACATACGCATGCCCGGCCTTGATGGCATGGGGGCAGCCGCGCGCCTGAGTCTGCTCAGCAATCCGCCAGCTATTATTTTCTGCACCGCCTACGACAACTACGCGATACAAGCTTTCGATGTTCAGGCCGCAGCCTACCTGCTCAAGCCCGTGCGCAAAGATGCGCTGGCAGAGGCACTGACCCGTGCGGGGCGGGTTAACCGTGTTCAGTTACGAGCGCTTTCCGGCAGCAACACTGGCCAAGAGACCGCGGAGGGTGAGCAACTCGCGGTTCGCACCCACCGGGGCACCGAGCTAATAGATATAGCCGAGATCCGCTATTGTCAGGCGGATCAGAAATACGTGACCATTCACCATTCCCGTGGTGAAGCAGTTTCTGACTACACATTGAAAGAACTGGAAAATGCCTACCCGCATCAATTGCTCCGAATTCACCGCAACACGTTGGTAGGCGTGCGCTTTATTCAGGCTTTGAAACGCACGCCAGATGGCCACAACCTGGTACTGCTCAGGGATGATCTAGGGGAGCTCCAAGTAAGCCGTCGTCACACCACCAACGTGCGCCAATGGCTGCAGGGGCGGCAATCTGGCTAA
- the hemC gene encoding hydroxymethylbilane synthase: MSKRTLRVATRSSALALWQAEFIKAELERLHDNVVVELVKIKTQGDKILDVPLAKIGGKGLFVKELEEAMIDGRADLAVHSMKDVPMAFPEGLGLVAICEREDPADAFVSNHFDNVDALPHGSVVGTASLRRESQLRAYRPDLEIRVLRGNVNTRLAKLDASNYDAIVLASSGLKRLGFHDRIRYSIPDTVSLPAVGQGALGIECRLDDDELRAMLEPLNHHDTSDRVKAERALNRRLEGGCQVPIAAYALLEDNDTTVWLRALVGAVDGTQILRVEGRAPRAEGERLGRELAEKLLTMGADKILAEIYGHTPV; this comes from the coding sequence ATGTCTAAACGAACTCTTCGTGTCGCAACCCGCAGCAGCGCCTTGGCGTTATGGCAGGCGGAATTCATTAAGGCTGAACTGGAACGGCTCCACGACAACGTGGTTGTAGAGCTGGTCAAGATTAAAACCCAGGGGGACAAAATCCTCGATGTTCCACTGGCAAAAATCGGCGGTAAGGGCCTGTTTGTAAAAGAGCTGGAAGAAGCCATGATTGATGGCCGGGCAGATCTGGCGGTGCACTCCATGAAAGATGTGCCCATGGCTTTTCCCGAAGGCCTTGGGCTGGTTGCTATCTGTGAGCGAGAAGACCCCGCAGATGCCTTCGTGAGTAACCACTTCGATAACGTAGATGCCCTCCCACATGGTTCTGTGGTCGGCACTGCTAGCCTGCGCAGAGAGTCTCAGCTTCGGGCCTACCGGCCAGATCTGGAGATCCGGGTTCTGCGGGGCAACGTGAACACCCGCCTGGCAAAACTCGATGCCAGTAATTACGACGCCATTGTGCTGGCCAGCTCCGGCCTCAAGCGCCTAGGCTTCCACGATCGAATTCGTTACTCCATACCAGACACCGTCTCCTTGCCCGCTGTTGGCCAGGGCGCGCTGGGCATAGAATGCCGGCTCGATGACGACGAACTGCGTGCCATGCTGGAGCCACTGAACCACCACGACACGTCCGACCGAGTGAAAGCCGAGCGAGCGCTCAACCGCCGTCTTGAAGGTGGCTGCCAGGTGCCTATTGCCGCCTATGCCCTGCTCGAAGACAACGATACGACTGTGTGGTTGCGCGCACTGGTAGGCGCGGTTGATGGCACACAAATCCTTCGCGTTGAAGGCCGGGCGCCTAGAGCGGAAGGTGAACGCTTGGGCCGCGAACTGGCAGAAAAACTTCTAACAATGGGCGCCGACAAAATTCTGGCTGAAATTTATGGCCACACCCCAGTTTGA
- a CDS encoding uroporphyrinogen-III synthase: MATPQFDLPNLAGRRVLICRPEPEASRLARQFQSAGAETFVFPLVDREPLPETPERRTTILSLDEFSHVIAVSPYAARLLLEELDTWWPQLPAGLKWYGVGAGTAKALAEYGLSPRKPDEGWTSEALLKLPSLAHLNGERVLVARGEAGRELTRKTLEARGGRVTMMPLYRRFCPDYTPAQINRALDQFAPEAIIALSGETLNNLIALCANCSHNLYDRPIIVPARRIADQARTAGFNAPFVPGSLADNDIVAAVAEQLAGRNGGSGTAK, from the coding sequence ATGGCCACACCCCAGTTTGATCTACCTAATCTGGCCGGCCGGCGTGTTCTGATTTGCCGGCCGGAACCAGAGGCGTCTCGGTTAGCCCGGCAGTTTCAGTCTGCTGGCGCCGAGACGTTTGTGTTTCCGCTGGTTGATCGAGAGCCACTACCAGAGACCCCAGAACGTCGCACCACCATCCTTAGCCTCGATGAATTTTCCCACGTTATAGCCGTTAGCCCCTATGCTGCGCGCCTTTTGCTGGAAGAGCTGGACACTTGGTGGCCCCAACTTCCCGCTGGCCTGAAATGGTACGGCGTGGGCGCTGGCACAGCCAAAGCACTGGCCGAATACGGGCTAAGCCCGCGCAAACCCGACGAAGGCTGGACCAGTGAAGCGCTACTGAAACTGCCCTCTTTGGCGCACCTGAACGGGGAACGGGTACTGGTTGCCCGGGGAGAGGCGGGCCGCGAGCTAACCCGGAAAACCTTGGAAGCCCGCGGCGGGCGAGTCACCATGATGCCGCTGTACCGGAGATTCTGCCCGGATTACACACCCGCACAGATCAATAGGGCCCTAGATCAGTTTGCGCCGGAGGCCATTATCGCGCTCTCTGGAGAAACCCTAAACAATCTCATCGCACTATGTGCGAATTGCAGCCATAATCTATACGATAGACCTATCATTGTACCCGCCCGGCGTATCGCCGATCAGGCTCGCACGGCGGGATTCAATGCTCCGTTTGTACCAGGAAGCCTTGCCGATAACGACATCGTGGCCGCCGTCGCAGAACAACTGGCGGGCCGTAACGGTGGCTCCGGAACAGCCAAGTAA